One part of the Aurantibacillus circumpalustris genome encodes these proteins:
- a CDS encoding ExbD/TolR family protein has protein sequence MAEIQEGGGGGHKGGKKRAKKQSTRVDMTPMVDLAFLLLTFFVLTATFSKPKSMELTFPAPPPPDQKVDEVKNGITFLLTQDDRIFYYEGQFRAADDEKGTKTVLSELNFSQGSLHKYLLDKSKVMQDAIKALDAQHKNNQLADTTFKRLVKERKADKESYTYLIKTDDKATYKNVIDVIDELNINVVGKYVMVDIIKPEMDLVNEKIGATSTTN, from the coding sequence ATGGCAGAAATACAAGAAGGCGGTGGCGGTGGCCACAAAGGCGGTAAAAAAAGAGCCAAAAAACAATCCACCCGGGTGGATATGACGCCAATGGTTGACTTAGCGTTTTTGTTACTTACGTTTTTCGTACTAACAGCAACATTTAGTAAACCAAAATCAATGGAGTTAACATTTCCAGCTCCACCTCCACCAGACCAAAAAGTAGATGAAGTGAAAAACGGTATCACATTTTTACTTACACAAGATGATCGCATTTTCTATTACGAAGGGCAATTTAGAGCGGCTGACGATGAAAAAGGTACTAAAACCGTGTTGTCTGAATTAAATTTTTCGCAGGGTAGCCTGCACAAATATCTTTTAGATAAAAGTAAAGTGATGCAAGATGCGATAAAGGCTTTAGATGCGCAGCACAAAAACAATCAATTGGCTGACACAACTTTTAAACGTTTGGTTAAAGAAAGAAAAGCGGACAAAGAATCCTACACTTATTTAATTAAAACAGACGATAAAGCAACATACAAAAACGTTATCGATGTTATTGATGAACTCAACATAAATGTGGTTGGTAAATACGTTATGGTTGATATTATAAAGCCTGAAATGGATTTGGTTAACGAAAAAATTGGCGCTACTAGCACTACTAACTAA